A portion of the Candidatus Acidiferrales bacterium genome contains these proteins:
- a CDS encoding sigma-54 dependent transcriptional regulator → MEGATAGPLEESSVPRKFPVTVLIAEDEEAAQRVCREIVQSLGQEAIVASTTEEALDQLEKHPVEIVLLDLKMPTTGGMDLLEQIKRTRPYVECIILTAHGTVETAVQAMKLGAYDYVTKPFHLAEVKLKLERLLERLNMDAEIRVLKEQLRTHPGFGGLVGRSPKMQKIYKMMLRVGQGLSPVLVLGESGTGKELVARSIHFLGPRRNGPFAPVDCTALVSTLIESELFGYVKGAFTGANRTKQGLVEVANGGTLFLDEIAELSVELQAKLLRALQEKEVKPVGGTHRIPIDVRIIAATNRDLEQAVRNGTFRQDLYFRLNVVAIRIPPLRERKTDIPLLMHHFIEKFSETNQRMRGISEEALSRLMSYDWPGNVRELENVVERAMALGSGPVIQLADLPSNLQFSSGERISLTDELLPLAELEKRAILRAVRESGGDKVAAARLLGIGKTTLYRKLKQYQIQRAQSV, encoded by the coding sequence ATGGAAGGTGCGACGGCCGGCCCACTGGAAGAGAGCAGCGTACCCAGGAAATTTCCAGTCACCGTACTGATCGCCGAGGACGAGGAGGCGGCGCAACGGGTGTGTCGCGAGATCGTCCAGTCGCTCGGCCAAGAGGCTATTGTCGCCAGCACGACCGAAGAAGCCCTCGACCAACTCGAAAAGCATCCCGTTGAAATCGTCCTGCTGGATTTGAAGATGCCGACCACCGGCGGGATGGATTTGCTCGAACAGATCAAAAGGACGCGGCCGTACGTTGAGTGCATCATCCTCACCGCCCACGGCACGGTTGAGACCGCCGTGCAGGCCATGAAACTGGGCGCCTACGACTACGTAACCAAACCGTTCCATCTGGCCGAGGTCAAGTTGAAGTTAGAGCGGCTGCTCGAGCGGCTCAACATGGACGCCGAAATCCGTGTGCTCAAAGAGCAACTCCGCACTCACCCGGGTTTTGGCGGGCTGGTGGGACGCTCGCCCAAAATGCAGAAGATTTACAAAATGATGCTGCGGGTCGGCCAGGGTCTTTCGCCGGTTTTGGTTCTCGGCGAAAGCGGTACCGGAAAGGAGCTGGTGGCGCGCTCGATCCATTTTCTGGGCCCGCGTCGCAACGGTCCGTTTGCACCGGTTGATTGCACGGCGCTGGTTTCCACGCTGATTGAGTCGGAGCTGTTCGGCTATGTAAAAGGGGCATTTACGGGGGCAAACCGTACCAAGCAAGGCCTGGTGGAAGTGGCCAACGGCGGCACTCTTTTTTTGGACGAAATTGCTGAGTTGTCAGTCGAGCTTCAGGCCAAGCTGTTGCGCGCCTTGCAAGAAAAAGAGGTCAAGCCGGTCGGCGGCACCCATCGCATCCCGATTGACGTTCGGATCATTGCTGCCACGAACCGTGATCTCGAGCAGGCGGTGCGCAACGGCACCTTCCGGCAGGATCTTTACTTCCGCTTGAACGTGGTGGCGATTCGCATTCCGCCGCTGCGCGAACGCAAGACAGACATCCCGCTGCTCATGCATCATTTCATTGAAAAGTTTTCGGAAACCAACCAGCGCATGCGCGGCATCAGCGAAGAGGCTCTTTCCCGGTTGATGTCTTATGATTGGCCGGGAAACGTCCGCGAATTGGAAAACGTGGTGGAGCGGGCGATGGCATTGGGCTCCGGCCCGGTGATCCAGTTGGCTGACCTGCCTTCCAATTTGCAATTCAGCAGCGGGGAGCGGATTTCGCTGACTGACGAGCTGCTTCCGCTGGCCGAGCTTGAAAAGCGGGCGATCCTCCGCGCGGTGCGCGAAAGCGGTGGCGACAAGGTGGCCGCCGCCCGGTTGCTGGGCATTGGAAAGACCACGCTTTACCGCAAGTTGAAGCAGTACCAGATCCAGCGCGCCCAATCCGTGTAG